A stretch of Clostridia bacterium DNA encodes these proteins:
- a CDS encoding vitamin B12-dependent ribonucleotide reductase: protein MNISENAKLVLERRYLHKDEYGNLIETPEEMLRRVARAIAEVERNYDKKADVKATEEEFYHMMDELEFLPNSPTLMNAGGDLGQLAACFVLPVEDSMEGIFDGVKNAALIHKSGGGTGFSFSRLRPSGSMVKSTGGVASGPISFMKVYNAATEAVKQGGTRRGANMGILRVDHPDILDFISCKEDTSEINNFNISVALTDVFMEALANNGEYDLVDPSNGNVVGQLKAKEVFEKIAYQAWKTGEPGIVFIDRMNDKNTVPGLGEIESTNPCGEQPLLPYESCNLGSINLVKMLGKSGTEVDYDKLRETVHRAVHFLDNVIDANRYPLEEIERVSKSTRKIGLGVMGFADVLLHMGISYESNEAIQVAKRIMKAIDEYALEKSIELAEKRGVFSAFDKSIYKGSEIRPRNATRTTIAPTGTISLIAGVSSGIEPLFALAYERNVMDGTRMVEINPVFAASLTAQGKDAQKVASEILKAGGDASDYLPDSLAKVFITSPDVSSNTHVRMQAAFQEHTDNAVSKTVNMSEDADIALVKEVYQNAYKLGLKGITIYRDGSRDNQVLSSGKKKEKPVEKTQEEHIKPRTRPQMTQGVTEKLKIGCGNLYITVNYDEKGICEVFTNLGRGGGCPSQSEATSRLISIALRAGVTPDAIIEQLKGIRCQSTLRRKVTDQEVTVLSCPDAIGKALEKTLRTYIPTEQDTFDIIQRIDEEEGLAKTPDQGVCPECGSPVEHEGGCMICRACGYSKCG from the coding sequence ATGAATATTAGTGAAAATGCAAAATTGGTGCTTGAGCGGCGCTATTTACATAAGGACGAGTATGGAAATCTAATTGAAACACCAGAGGAAATGCTCCGAAGAGTGGCAAGAGCGATTGCTGAGGTAGAGCGAAACTATGACAAAAAGGCGGATGTGAAAGCCACAGAAGAAGAGTTTTACCATATGATGGACGAGCTGGAATTTTTGCCTAATTCACCGACCTTGATGAATGCCGGCGGAGATTTGGGGCAACTGGCTGCCTGCTTCGTTTTGCCGGTAGAGGATAGCATGGAGGGCATCTTTGATGGTGTTAAAAATGCAGCCTTAATCCATAAGAGCGGTGGGGGTACTGGCTTTAGCTTTTCTAGACTGAGACCGAGTGGGTCAATGGTTAAATCCACAGGTGGAGTTGCGTCAGGTCCTATTAGCTTTATGAAGGTATATAATGCAGCAACCGAAGCCGTTAAACAGGGTGGTACAAGAAGAGGCGCCAACATGGGAATCTTGCGTGTGGACCATCCGGATATCCTAGACTTTATTTCCTGCAAAGAAGATACCTCAGAAATAAACAATTTCAATATTAGTGTTGCCCTTACGGATGTTTTTATGGAGGCCTTGGCAAATAATGGCGAGTATGATCTTGTTGACCCTTCCAATGGAAACGTAGTCGGACAATTGAAGGCCAAAGAGGTATTTGAAAAGATTGCCTACCAAGCATGGAAAACAGGTGAACCGGGAATCGTGTTTATTGATCGTATGAATGATAAAAACACAGTACCGGGATTGGGTGAGATTGAAAGTACAAATCCTTGTGGAGAACAACCCCTTCTACCGTATGAATCTTGCAATTTGGGGTCCATAAACTTAGTCAAGATGCTTGGAAAAAGTGGCACGGAAGTAGATTATGATAAGTTGCGTGAAACGGTGCATAGAGCGGTTCACTTTCTAGATAATGTGATTGATGCCAATCGCTACCCTCTAGAAGAAATCGAGCGCGTGAGCAAAAGCACTAGAAAGATTGGTTTGGGCGTGATGGGATTTGCTGATGTGCTTTTGCACATGGGGATATCCTATGAATCGAATGAAGCGATTCAGGTTGCCAAAAGAATTATGAAGGCTATTGATGAGTATGCCTTGGAAAAATCTATAGAACTAGCCGAAAAAAGAGGTGTTTTCTCAGCTTTCGACAAAAGTATATATAAGGGGAGCGAGATACGACCACGGAATGCAACCAGAACGACGATTGCTCCTACTGGTACGATTAGCCTGATTGCTGGCGTCAGCAGTGGCATAGAACCACTTTTTGCTCTCGCATATGAGCGAAATGTGATGGATGGTACTAGGATGGTAGAGATTAATCCAGTCTTTGCTGCCTCGCTTACAGCCCAGGGTAAGGATGCACAGAAGGTGGCGAGCGAAATCTTAAAAGCTGGTGGTGATGCATCTGATTATCTACCGGATTCCTTGGCAAAAGTTTTTATCACATCTCCAGATGTTTCATCAAATACTCATGTGAGGATGCAAGCGGCTTTCCAAGAACATACAGATAATGCGGTTTCCAAAACGGTTAATATGAGCGAGGATGCGGATATAGCTCTCGTGAAGGAGGTATACCAGAATGCGTATAAGCTAGGCCTTAAAGGCATTACCATATACCGTGATGGATCAAGAGACAACCAAGTTCTTTCCAGTGGAAAGAAGAAGGAAAAACCGGTTGAAAAAACCCAAGAAGAACATATAAAACCCAGAACTAGACCTCAAATGACACAAGGAGTCACAGAAAAGTTAAAAATTGGTTGTGGTAATTTATACATAACTGTAAACTATGATGAGAAGGGTATCTGCGAGGTGTTTACAAACTTGGGCCGCGGTGGCGGCTGCCCTAGCCAAAGTGAGGCAACAAGCCGTTTGATTTCAATTGCACTTAGAGCAGGTGTAACACCTGATGCCATTATTGAACAGCTCAAGGGGATTCGATGTCAATCGACTTTACGCCGCAAGGTAACAGACCAAGAGGTAACAGTGCTTTCTTGTCCAGATGCCATTGGGAAAGCTTTGGAAAAGACGCTTCGTACCTATATACCAACAGAGCAAGATACATTTGATATTATTCAGAGAATAGATGAAGAAGAAGGATTAGCCAAGACACCAGACCAAGGCGTTTGTCCTGAGTGTGGTAGCCCCGTTGAACACGAGGGAGGATGCATGATTTGTCGTGCATGCGGTTATTCAAAGTGTGGCTAG
- a CDS encoding CvpA family protein yields the protein MLDLILLVILIIAAIWGFAKGMVRVLFSLGGYVVAFVVAKLYSSHLAMWFIANSSWDESLSESINSNLQSLVSDGVASKFSMQDIATMPEFTQIKALVQSFASDAFTNNIGMANNGMDFSTAGDTFAYYILLAVSAILLFVVVKILLGIVGSIVQKVLSLSLLLTATDRIVGLVLGSLIGVLLVFFIVSVLTPISLTMVGGGLLDILRESKIATFILESGIYTNLMISVTSGIASIHNS from the coding sequence ATGCTGGACTTAATATTACTGGTGATTTTAATTATCGCTGCGATTTGGGGATTTGCAAAAGGGATGGTTAGGGTACTTTTCAGCCTAGGCGGTTATGTTGTGGCCTTTGTGGTGGCGAAACTGTATTCATCGCATCTTGCTATGTGGTTTATTGCCAATTCTTCCTGGGATGAATCACTTAGTGAAAGCATTAACAGCAATTTGCAATCCTTAGTTAGTGATGGCGTGGCTTCAAAATTTTCCATGCAGGATATTGCAACCATGCCGGAGTTTACGCAAATTAAAGCATTAGTCCAGAGCTTTGCGTCGGATGCCTTTACAAACAACATAGGGATGGCTAACAACGGCATGGACTTCAGCACTGCAGGCGATACATTTGCTTATTACATCTTGCTGGCAGTATCTGCCATTCTACTTTTTGTCGTGGTGAAGATACTGCTTGGTATTGTTGGAAGCATAGTGCAAAAGGTACTTTCTCTTTCGCTCTTACTGACGGCAACAGATCGAATCGTTGGTTTGGTACTGGGCAGCCTAATAGGGGTGTTGCTGGTATTCTTCATTGTGTCCGTGCTGACACCCATTTCTCTTACTATGGTGGGGGGAGGATTATTGGATATCTTGAGGGAATCCAAAATTGCTACTTTTATTCTTGAGTCTGGTATTTATACAAACCTGATGATTAGTGTGACGAGTGGCATAGCTAGTATCCATAATAGTTAA
- a CDS encoding 6-phosphofructokinase — protein MNKRFGILTAGGDCPGLNATIRAIVKTAHEKYNMEAIGFQHGYKGILDREYRILTPASVSGILTVGGTILGTSREKIMKNEPGDYRDKPAIIREVYDELDLDCLIVLGGNGTNKKAYQLQEAVGINVIGLPKTIDNDIVGTEQCFGFSSAVTIATEAIDRIHTTAHSHNRIMVIELMGHHAGWLALYAGVAGGGDVILLPELPYDIECVARAINKRAEQGKEFSIVVVAEGALSKKEAAMKKNQRKKFLAESPSAGYRVAKAIEKATGLESRITVLGYVQRGGIPNAWDRILATKMGSYAADMLHAGDYGRMVALIDGRVSSVDLAVVADKVRYVDEEDRILIAARSIGTCFGDE, from the coding sequence ATGAATAAGAGATTTGGCATCCTAACAGCTGGGGGAGATTGTCCTGGATTGAATGCGACCATTCGGGCCATCGTCAAGACCGCACATGAAAAATATAATATGGAAGCCATCGGTTTTCAGCATGGCTATAAGGGAATACTAGATCGTGAATACCGGATTCTGACACCAGCTAGTGTTTCTGGAATCCTTACCGTAGGTGGAACAATTTTAGGCACTTCTCGGGAAAAGATAATGAAGAATGAACCGGGCGATTACCGGGATAAACCTGCAATCATTCGGGAAGTATATGACGAATTGGATTTGGATTGCCTGATAGTACTAGGAGGCAACGGAACCAACAAGAAAGCCTACCAGTTGCAAGAAGCAGTCGGTATCAATGTAATTGGCTTGCCTAAGACGATTGATAACGATATAGTCGGGACGGAACAGTGCTTTGGTTTTAGTTCTGCGGTGACGATTGCAACAGAGGCGATTGACCGTATCCATACTACGGCGCACTCGCACAATCGTATTATGGTTATTGAACTTATGGGACACCATGCCGGTTGGCTGGCACTTTATGCTGGTGTAGCTGGTGGTGGGGACGTTATTCTCTTACCTGAGTTGCCGTATGATATTGAATGTGTAGCCAGGGCTATTAATAAAAGAGCTGAACAGGGTAAAGAATTCTCCATCGTGGTAGTAGCGGAGGGGGCACTAAGCAAAAAAGAAGCAGCCATGAAGAAAAATCAACGCAAGAAGTTTCTAGCAGAAAGCCCTAGTGCTGGCTACCGAGTCGCGAAGGCGATTGAAAAAGCGACTGGACTGGAATCACGTATTACCGTATTAGGTTATGTGCAACGTGGAGGAATTCCCAATGCTTGGGACCGGATATTAGCGACTAAGATGGGTTCTTATGCGGCAGATATGCTGCATGCGGGTGACTACGGTCGAATGGTGGCTCTAATTGATGGCCGTGTCAGCTCAGTTGATTTGGCTGTAGTGGCAGACAAGGTTCGCTATGTTGATGAAGAAGATAGAATTCTGATAGCAGCACGAAGCATAGGGACCTGCTTTGGTGATGAATAA
- a CDS encoding DUF11 domain-containing protein, translating into MRKLRYASQTKVTAVMMAVLMTLFFTLSMAPASLAKGGGGSQDPACPPGTTRVKLDNVDQITADLDVWISVGAGIEVRFTSGDDGDYHRFDWRSTNDNVYVKQVYIKAGNDNPLDNLTTYVSGIQEDFNMAPSSKHAISHINFCYYTMDCPEIDFAITKTAEKLNVPVGEMINYTIRLENLGDPVEGIEVVDDLLGFEMSGISLEEDEVVYFEYEEYKDLSMVMGDDCVTNVVYASYSNAAMTSRCDDDCHYPCPPIEVIRWDSVEVCPEVITCPNIDFEVTKTVNDNQVTAGDTVYFTIRLENLGDAVEGINVVDPMLDFQMLDVDLDVGEVVYFEDYDSLAYVMDEPVCVTNVVYATYGYVYGGQVPRTVQTDDRCHPGKMITEWDSVAVCATEEIPCPDIDFEISKTVDRDSVTVGDTVYFTIRLENMGDAVENVNVVDSMLGISELGIDLAVDEVVYFEYPDYESLAYVMDEPGCVTNVVYATYGYVYGDQPNMRVQSDEQCPSMEMITEWDSATACAREEIPCPDIDFEISKTVDRDSVPVGDTVYFTIRLENLGDAVENVNVVDPMLGISELGIDLAVDEVVYFEYPDYDLDWTFEDEDCITNVVYATYGYVYGLTPIDLARVVDDTPPSDCPSIGEITRWDSVTACSYDDPPEDEYDLDIDKSVDDSSIYRGQEVTYTITVTNTGDYTLYDLLVVDEILDEEFIIDMLEPGAVWSVDIDSSPRSSVTNTAYVRDDEMELYDEDDAYVKVRTRDNDPDPDPDPDPDPIPDPDPTPIPELVPDPEAVPEAVPVVVPEAPYEPAALPFTGVSGDMVGGMGVLMLAAAALIKKKF; encoded by the coding sequence TTGCGAAAATTAAGATATGCAAGTCAAACTAAAGTAACAGCTGTCATGATGGCAGTATTAATGACATTATTTTTCACACTATCTATGGCACCTGCTTCACTAGCTAAGGGCGGCGGTGGATCACAAGATCCTGCGTGCCCCCCTGGAACGACTAGAGTCAAATTAGATAACGTTGATCAAATTACCGCGGATTTGGATGTTTGGATTTCTGTTGGTGCAGGCATTGAGGTACGCTTTACATCGGGAGACGATGGTGACTATCACCGATTTGATTGGAGATCCACGAATGATAATGTATACGTTAAACAGGTATACATCAAAGCCGGGAACGATAATCCACTTGATAATTTGACCACGTATGTTTCAGGAATACAAGAAGATTTCAATATGGCACCATCTAGTAAACATGCGATTAGTCATATAAACTTCTGCTACTACACGATGGATTGTCCGGAGATTGATTTTGCAATCACTAAGACAGCTGAAAAGCTCAATGTTCCAGTAGGAGAAATGATCAACTACACCATACGTCTAGAAAATCTGGGAGATCCAGTGGAAGGCATTGAAGTAGTCGATGATCTGTTGGGATTCGAAATGTCAGGTATTAGTCTAGAGGAAGATGAAGTTGTATATTTCGAGTATGAGGAGTATAAAGATTTATCGATGGTAATGGGTGATGATTGCGTCACCAATGTAGTGTATGCTTCATATAGTAATGCGGCTATGACTTCTAGATGTGATGATGATTGTCACTATCCATGTCCACCGATTGAAGTGATTCGTTGGGATAGTGTAGAAGTTTGTCCTGAAGTTATTACTTGCCCCAATATTGATTTCGAAGTTACAAAAACTGTGAATGATAATCAAGTAACAGCAGGAGATACAGTATACTTCACAATTCGTTTGGAAAATCTGGGTGACGCCGTTGAAGGAATTAACGTAGTTGATCCTATGCTAGACTTCCAGATGCTTGATGTAGATTTGGATGTCGGTGAAGTTGTATATTTTGAAGATTATGATTCATTAGCTTACGTGATGGATGAACCAGTTTGTGTTACCAATGTAGTGTATGCAACCTATGGTTATGTTTACGGTGGTCAAGTACCTAGGACAGTTCAAACAGATGATCGATGCCATCCAGGTAAGATGATTACTGAATGGGATAGCGTAGCTGTTTGTGCAACGGAAGAAATTCCTTGTCCTGATATTGATTTTGAAATTAGCAAAACCGTGGACAGAGACAGCGTTACTGTAGGAGATACAGTATACTTCACAATTCGCTTGGAAAATATGGGCGATGCAGTTGAAAACGTGAACGTTGTAGATTCTATGTTAGGCATAAGCGAACTAGGAATAGACCTTGCTGTTGACGAAGTAGTATACTTTGAATATCCAGACTATGAGTCATTGGCCTATGTGATGGATGAACCAGGTTGTGTTACCAATGTAGTGTACGCAACGTATGGCTACGTGTATGGTGATCAACCAAATATGAGAGTTCAGTCAGATGAACAATGCCCATCAATGGAAATGATTACGGAGTGGGATAGTGCAACTGCCTGTGCAAGGGAAGAAATTCCATGTCCTGACATTGATTTTGAAATTAGCAAAACAGTGGACAGAGACAGCGTTCCGGTAGGAGATACAGTATACTTCACAATTCGCTTGGAAAATTTGGGCGATGCAGTTGAAAATGTAAACGTTGTAGATCCTATGTTAGGCATAAGCGAACTAGGAATAGACCTTGCTGTTGATGAAGTCGTATACTTTGAGTATCCAGATTATGATTTAGACTGGACCTTTGAAGACGAAGACTGCATTACCAATGTAGTTTATGCGACGTATGGCTACGTATATGGTCTTACTCCAATTGATTTGGCAAGAGTTGTTGATGACACTCCGCCAAGCGATTGTCCTTCTATTGGAGAGATAACGAGATGGGATAGTGTAACAGCTTGTTCCTACGATGATCCTCCAGAAGATGAGTATGACTTAGATATCGATAAGTCTGTTGATGATTCCAGCATATACAGAGGACAAGAAGTAACCTATACTATCACTGTGACCAACACCGGTGATTATACTCTGTATGATTTGTTAGTAGTCGATGAAATTTTGGACGAAGAATTTATTATTGATATGTTAGAACCAGGCGCTGTCTGGTCTGTAGATATCGATTCCAGTCCGAGAAGTTCGGTTACGAATACTGCGTATGTACGTGATGATGAAATGGAACTTTACGATGAGGACGATGCATACGTTAAGGTAAGGACAAGGGACAATGATCCAGATCCGGATCCAGATCCAGATCCAGACCCAATTCCAGATCCAGACCCGACACCAATTCCGGAACTAGTTCCAGATCCTGAAGCAGTTCCTGAAGCAGTTCCAGTAGTAGTTCCTGAAGCACCGTATGAACCCGCTGCATTGCCATTTACTGGCGTGAGTGGCGACATGGTTGGTGGAATGGGAGTATTGATGCTTGCTGCGGCAGCACTAATAAAGAAGAAGTTTTAA
- a CDS encoding transglutaminase domain-containing protein: MRIKKMIGAILLLATLCMSFPTAALAQEESVVQFDESQLDQGIISICYNQDTDKPLKVKILKVDTQENQYYDLEAGKMESYPLPSGNGSYQISVLKQYEGSSYFGVDSTQVELTLEDPTSLYLGSIQNIEWNQEMTSIQLAQRLTANAVNDKEKVDIIYNYIVKNFKYDYAKAASLKPGYRTNIEECMLEKKGICYDYSALMAGMLRSVGVPTKLIKGYSTEMAGYHAWNQVYLEGSGWVNIDTTADSYYYANGSSYQMIKSASKLQILHEM; this comes from the coding sequence ATGAGGATCAAAAAGATGATAGGAGCAATTTTATTGCTCGCGACCCTGTGCATGAGTTTTCCGACTGCTGCGTTAGCGCAAGAAGAATCGGTGGTTCAATTTGATGAGTCACAATTGGATCAAGGAATTATAAGCATATGCTACAACCAAGACACCGACAAACCATTGAAAGTCAAAATTTTAAAAGTAGATACACAAGAAAATCAATACTATGACCTTGAAGCTGGCAAAATGGAGAGCTACCCCTTGCCATCAGGTAACGGCAGTTACCAGATATCTGTTTTGAAACAGTATGAAGGTTCATCGTATTTTGGTGTAGATAGTACACAAGTTGAACTTACCTTAGAAGACCCAACCTCCCTATATCTTGGTTCTATTCAAAATATTGAGTGGAACCAGGAGATGACCAGCATCCAGTTGGCTCAGAGGTTAACGGCTAATGCAGTCAATGATAAAGAGAAAGTTGATATCATCTATAACTATATAGTTAAAAATTTTAAGTATGATTACGCCAAAGCTGCCAGCTTGAAACCAGGTTATCGTACAAATATTGAAGAGTGTATGCTTGAGAAAAAAGGCATCTGCTATGATTATTCAGCACTGATGGCCGGTATGCTTCGTAGCGTGGGTGTTCCTACTAAACTGATTAAAGGTTATTCAACTGAGATGGCAGGTTATCATGCTTGGAATCAAGTTTATTTAGAAGGAAGTGGTTGGGTGAATATAGATACCACTGCAGATTCTTACTATTACGCAAATGGATCTAGCTACCAGATGATAAAATCTGCTTCAAAATTGCAAATTTTACACGAGATGTAG
- a CDS encoding amidohydrolase, with protein sequence MRLFFNGPILTMDDEHHYYSDGVLVEDNGRIYAVGERSLLEKYPRVEKVDLKGKLLMPGLINAHIHLSQALLRNQADDMELEPWLFDRVWPFQAAHTTESFLAGARLAMLEMLKSGTTTFVESMVIHYGLDALAEEVEKIGMRAMLSKVVMREKKDILLPPQLRERFSEALGEAVTCKKNRRKDSLVDIWLGPRWTGMYDAELLDLVREAMDEYDFTSTLHYAESAEDVQKINTEAGCSPLQLLADKGLLDRKLLIIHGTCLPDSDLIYLKKSRASLVHCPVSAMKVGMGYANIPAMLANGATVSLGTDAAACNNTHDVFREMRMVALLHKFQQKDSSLMNAETCLGMATKGGAKSLYQSNRIGTLEVGKDADMITINLDAAHLQPFRNPYGALVYCANGSDVSDVYVRGHQLVCEGECLTLDKERVLFEAKKAQLEVANRAGMVL encoded by the coding sequence TTGAGATTGTTTTTCAATGGTCCAATACTAACAATGGATGATGAGCATCATTACTATTCGGATGGAGTCTTGGTAGAAGATAATGGGAGAATCTATGCTGTTGGAGAGAGGAGTCTTCTGGAAAAGTATCCTCGAGTAGAAAAGGTTGATCTAAAAGGAAAGCTTTTGATGCCGGGACTAATCAATGCTCACATACATCTTTCGCAAGCATTGCTCCGCAACCAGGCAGATGATATGGAACTGGAACCGTGGCTTTTTGATAGGGTATGGCCCTTCCAAGCAGCCCATACCACGGAAAGCTTCTTGGCTGGTGCGAGACTTGCTATGCTAGAGATGCTTAAGTCGGGAACGACTACCTTTGTTGAGTCAATGGTTATTCATTATGGACTGGATGCTTTAGCTGAAGAAGTGGAAAAAATTGGCATGAGAGCGATGCTATCTAAAGTGGTGATGCGTGAGAAGAAGGATATATTGCTACCGCCACAGTTGCGTGAGCGTTTTTCTGAAGCGTTAGGGGAGGCTGTAACATGCAAGAAAAATAGGAGAAAAGATAGTCTTGTCGATATCTGGCTTGGCCCACGATGGACAGGTATGTATGATGCAGAATTGTTGGATCTTGTGCGAGAAGCAATGGATGAATATGATTTTACCTCTACTTTGCATTATGCGGAATCTGCAGAAGACGTTCAGAAGATTAACACAGAAGCAGGATGCAGTCCACTTCAGTTATTGGCAGATAAAGGTTTACTGGATAGAAAACTGCTGATTATCCATGGCACCTGCCTACCAGACAGTGATTTAATCTACTTAAAAAAGTCTCGTGCAAGCCTAGTGCATTGCCCTGTTTCTGCCATGAAAGTAGGAATGGGATATGCTAACATTCCAGCTATGCTTGCTAACGGTGCCACTGTTTCATTGGGAACGGACGCAGCGGCTTGCAACAACACCCATGATGTATTTAGAGAAATGCGGATGGTAGCTTTGCTGCATAAATTCCAACAGAAAGATTCATCGCTGATGAATGCTGAAACCTGTCTTGGGATGGCGACCAAAGGTGGTGCGAAAAGCCTATACCAAAGCAACCGTATTGGTACATTAGAGGTTGGTAAGGACGCGGACATGATTACCATCAATCTAGATGCAGCACATCTGCAACCTTTCCGAAACCCATATGGAGCGTTGGTTTACTGTGCAAATGGTAGCGACGTTAGTGACGTTTATGTGCGTGGGCACCAACTGGTTTGCGAGGGTGAGTGCCTGACCTTAGACAAGGAAAGAGTACTTTTTGAAGCAAAAAAAGCACAATTAGAAGTGGCTAATCGTGCTGGCATGGTTTTGTAA
- the srtB gene encoding class B sortase — protein MKKRIINIILLLMILAGCFLISLHFWNIYQYNKAIEENERIKDTFYQAMGENASSEIEIPADESEEKPQNWGIREEYLTLLDENPDTVGWIKIEDTTIDLPVVQGKDNVFYLKHAYSGVWSATGTIFMDYRNDLQDDNNILVYGHTIRANNMFSELNHYVDTATGQEYYESHPEIIFNTLYQDNIYDIFSIYIVDLKKETYYIYPNYEGEAFETYLADIRSRSIIDSDLTITQADQMLTLVTCYPPLDDARVIVHAVKQ, from the coding sequence ATGAAAAAACGCATAATTAATATCATCTTGTTGTTGATGATTTTAGCCGGTTGTTTTTTAATCAGCCTGCATTTTTGGAATATATATCAGTATAATAAAGCTATTGAAGAAAATGAAAGAATAAAAGACACTTTCTACCAAGCCATGGGAGAAAACGCGTCTAGCGAAATAGAAATACCCGCTGATGAATCAGAGGAAAAACCGCAGAATTGGGGTATTCGAGAAGAATACCTGACTCTATTAGATGAAAATCCAGATACTGTGGGTTGGATTAAGATAGAAGATACCACGATTGACTTGCCTGTAGTCCAGGGTAAAGATAATGTCTTTTATTTGAAGCACGCATACAGTGGTGTTTGGTCTGCCACCGGAACCATTTTCATGGATTACAGGAATGACCTGCAAGACGACAATAATATTCTAGTATATGGACATACCATACGAGCAAACAACATGTTCTCTGAATTGAACCATTATGTAGATACTGCTACTGGGCAAGAATACTACGAATCTCACCCAGAAATTATTTTTAATACTCTGTACCAAGATAACATCTATGACATATTCTCTATTTATATAGTAGACCTCAAAAAAGAAACCTACTATATATACCCAAACTATGAAGGCGAAGCCTTCGAAACCTATTTGGCAGATATACGAAGCAGAAGCATAATTGACAGTGACCTTACCATCACGCAAGCGGATCAAATGCTCACCCTAGTGACCTGTTATCCTCCACTAGATGATGCCCGCGTTATCGTCCATGCTGTAAAACAATAA